The following is a genomic window from Burkholderiaceae bacterium.
CCGGCCTGCTGCAGCAGCGCGCGCACGGCGGCGGCCTGGTCGTGGCCGTGCTCCAGCAGCAGCCAGCCGCCGGGCCGCAGCTGGGCCGGGGCGGCGGCGCAGAGGGCGCGCAGGTCGCGCAGGCCGTCCGGGCCGCTGGCCAGGGCCTGGCGCGGCTCGTGCGCCAGCGCGGCCAGGTGCGGGTCGCTTTCGGCGATGTAGGGGGGGTTGCTGACGATCAGGTCAAAGCGCTCGCCGGCCACCGGCGCCAGCCAGTCGCCGTGGCGCCAGTTCACGGCCAGGCCCAGCCGCTGGCCGTTGGCCCGGGCCACGGCCAGCGCGTCGGCGCTGGCGTCCACCGCCCACACGTCGGCGCGCGGGCGGGCGGCGGCCAGCGCCAGGGCGATGGCGCCGCTGCCGGTGCCCAGGTCCAGCACGCGCGCGGGCTGGTCGGCCGGCAGCAGGTCCAGCGCCCAATCCACCAGCGTCTCGGTGTCGTCGCGCGGGTCGAGCACGCGGGCATCGACGTGCAGCGTCAGGCCGTGAAAGGCCTTGGTGCCGGTCAGGTAGGCCACCGGCTCGCCGCGCAGGCGGCGCGCGCACAGGGCGCCGAATGGGGCGGCAGCGCCTGGGGCCAGCGCATCGCCGTCGTGCGCGATCAGCCAGGCGCGGTCATGCGTGGCGCGGCCCAGCACGTGCAGCAGCAGCATCTGCGCGTCGATGCGGGGCAGGCCTTGCTGTTGCGCCATCGCCAGCGCCTGGGCCAGCGTGCTTCCTCGCCCCTTTGGGGAGAGCGGCCGGTGGCGCATCTCGGCAGTCATGCTATCAACAAAATAGCTGCTTGCGCTTGATCGATCCAGGCTACAGGCCGATTTTGCTTATAAATCTGCATCACACCTGTCCCTCCAGCTCGGCCATCTGCTCGGCCTGGTGCGCGGCCTGCAGCGCGTCGACGATGTCCTGCAAATCGCCCTCCATCACCAGCGCCAGCTTGTACAGCGTGAGGTTGATGCGGTGGTCGGTCACGCGCCCTTGCGGAAAGTTGTAGGTGCGGATGCGGTCGCTGCGGTCGCCGCTGCCGATCAGGCCCTTGCGCGTGGCGGCTTCCTTGGCGGCGCGTTCGCCGCGCTCCTTGTCCTGCAGGCGCGCCTGCAGCACGCGCAGCGCCTGCGCCTTGTTGGCGTGCTGGCTGCGCCCGTCCTGGCACTCGGCCACCAGGCCGGTGGGCAGGTGCACCACGCGCACGGCCGAATCGGTCTTGTTGATGTGCTGGCCGCCCGCGCCGCTGGCGCGAAAGGTGTCGATGCGCAGGTCCGCCGGGTTGAGCGTGATGGCCTGCGCCTCGTCCGGCTCGGGCATCACCGCCACCGTGGCCGCGCTGGTGTGGATGCGGCCCTGCGTCTCGGTCACCGGCACGCGCTGCACGCGGTGCCCGCCCGACTCGAAGCGCAGGGTGCCGTACACGCCCTCGCCCGCAATGCGCAACACCACTTCCTTGTAGCCCCCCAGCTCGGCCGGCGACTCGCTCATCAGCTCCACCCGCCAGCCGCGCCCCTGCGCGTAGCGCGTGTACATGCGCGCCAGGTCGCCCGCGAACAGCGCCGACTCGTCGCCGCCGGTGCCGGCGCGGATTTCAAGGAAGGCGTTGCGCGCGTCGTCGGGGTCCTTGGGCAGCAGCATGCGCTGCAGCTCGGCGTCCAGCTCGGCCAGCTCGGCCTGGGCGGCGGCGATCTCCTCGCGCGCCAGCTCGGCCATGTCGGGGTCGGCCAGCATGTCCTGCGCCGCGCCCAGGTCACGTTCACGCTGCTGGTAGCGCGCCCAGCGGCCGGCGACGGCGGCCACCTCGGTGTGCTCGCGCGACAGGGCCATGAACTGGGTCATGTCGGCCATGACGTCCGGGCGGGAGAGCAGAAAGTCCAGCTCGCCCAGGCGGTCGGCGTAGCGCTGGAGTTGGTCGCGGACGAAGGGCTTCATGCAAACGGCGAAAGCCGCCATTGTCGTTGTTCCGGGCGCAACGATTGTTTCTCGGTCGAGTCCGTTCGTCCCCCGTTTCGAGCCGCTGGTCGGGCCACGCTCGCGCCGGACGGCGGATGTCTGCAGACTTGCGGTCATGAACATGCGCTCATCTCGTCTGCAGAGTGGGTTTACCTTGGTCGAGGTTCTCGTCGCCCTGGTGATCTTCGCGTTTGGAATGCTCGGGGCTGTCGGGATGATGCTGTCGTCCATGCAATCCACCCAGTACTCCTCCAACTCGGTCGTGGCAGGGGCGATGGCGCGCGAATACGGAGAGCTGATGCAGATGATTCCCGATGGCGTTTCCTCGACCTCGTCGGCGACGGCAACCTCGACCAACACCTTGATGGTCGATACCGATTCCTTCTCCACTGGAGTCGCCAACAACTGCACCGGCGCCGACAAAAATTGCACCCCGGACGCGCTCCTGACCGCCGCGCGAGACGACTGGGCGCTGCGCGTCAAGTCCACCGGCACCCTGCCCGAGGGGCGCGCCGAGGTGTGCCGTGATTCCACGCCGCGCAACGCAGCGGGTGAGCTGGAATGGGGCGGGTGCGATCAAGCCGGAGCGACGGTGCTGATCAAGATGGGCTGGCTGGGCAAGCCGCCCGTTGGATCCAAGGGCAGCAGCGTCGATACGAATTGGATGACCGCCGATCGGCCGCGGTTTGCGGTTTCGGTGATGGGCAACCTGCGCGACTACGTAGGAACGCCCCCGCCGGGAGCCACGCCATGACCGTGCGGTCGATCGCCCCCCGCAGGCAGCGCGGCTTGACCTTGGTCGAGTTGCTGGTCGCCATCGTCCTCATGCTGATGGTCACCATGGCGACCGTGGCGCTGTATTCGGTCAACTCGTCCAGCAAACGTACGGTGGACGCCTCGCAAAGCCTCGACGACACCGCACGCTTTGCGTTCGAGTTGATCGGCCAGGCCATCCACGACGCGGGCTACCCCGGAGCCGTGCCCGAGGAAAGCGACGCCGGCCTGACGCGGCGCACGCTGTCCAATCCGTTCGACCTGTGTGTGGGTAGCTCGGATACCAAGCCGTGTCCGATCCTGGGGTTTGACGACTCCAAAGTTGCCTCCACTCAGGGTGAAGTTGGCGAGGCCAGCAGCGGTGGGGTCAACAGCAGTGACAGCCTGGCGATTCGGTTCAATGGCGCGAGCGACACCGCCCAGGCGCGCCAGCAGGGTCGCGGCAACGGCAGCGTGAAGACCTGTGGCGGCAACAGCGTGGCCCTTACGGATGACGAGACCCAGTTGGGCATGAGCATCTTCTGGGTCGCGACGTACAAGGACGAGCCCGAGCTTTATTGCTCCGAGGAGTATTACCAGCCCGACTCTCCGGCGGGCTGGAAGCGTCTGAGCAATCCCATGGCGCGAGGCGTCGAGGTCTTCAAGGTGATGTACGGCGTGGACTGCCAGGGGTCGCCCTGCGTGCGCGATGGCGTGCCGGACCGCTGGGTCAGCGCCGCCGATGTGGGCGCTGGCAACTGGCCCTACGTCAAGGCCGTGCGCGTGGGGCTGATTGTTCGTGGTCCGCCGGGCAGCGCGCAAGCCGCCTCGGGCGACAAGTTGTATCCGCTGGGCAAGGACTTCAGCGATGGTCAGACGGCCGATGGCCTGGAGTTCACGCCGCCCGACGATGGACGCCTGCGCCGGGTCTACACGACCACTTTCATGTTGCGCAACTCGATGTGATGCCTGTCATGAGCCTGCCCAAAAAAACCCCTCTCCAGCGACCGCAGCGTGGTGTGGCCCTGGTTTTCGTTCTCTTGATGATGACCATCGCCATCACGGCGGCCCTGTTTGCTGCGCGCAGCACCCTGCTGGGCGACAAGGCCGCACGCAACGACCGCGATCACCAGGTTGCGTTTCAGGCGGCCGAGCTGGCCTTGAACGACGCCGAACTCGACATCATGGATGCCACGCTGGCGCTGGCCCAGAACTCCAAGGCCCGTGGCTGCAAGTTCGGCAACAAGGACGTCGCGTTCTATCCGGAGCCCAACTGCAGCGCCAACACCGATCGGCGCGGTTTTTGCGAGCAGGTTATAGGTAGCACCAAACCCATGTACGAAGTGATCAACTGGGAAGATACCAACGACGCGACGCGTGTCTACGTGAAATACGGCGAATTCACGGGTCGCAGTGCTCAATTTGCAACCGGTGACGGTTCAACCAGTGTCAAACCTCCCACGCCGGCCAAGCCACCCAAATACATCATTGTCCAGTCCTCGCCGGCCAAGGTGCAGATTCTGCGTAACAAGCAGACCTTCGAGGTCGAGGCGGCCTACAAGGTTTATGCCTTGGGCTACGGCGTCAACCCCAATACCAAGGTGATGCTGGAAGGTGAGATTTACAAGCCAGTGCTCGAAAAGACGTGCAGGAGCTGAAGGAGACGTCATGAATCAAACAGTCAAACCAGCCAATCCCGGTCGCAAGGGCATTTCCAGAACCTGGCTGCGCTCGGTGGTCTTCGTCACCCTGACCCTGCTTGCGGGGACGGCGGGGTTGCGCATCGCATCCTCGCAAAGCACCTTGCCCAACACGGTGGACCTCGGCTCCACGCCCAGCGCCAAGCAGGAGGAGCCTTCCAACGTCTCGCTGGCCCTGTCGGTCGAATTTCCGACGGTGGGTGCCGCCTATCGCGATGCTGAATATGTGCACGACCTGGTGAATCACCCCTACATTGGGTATTGGGACATCAACAGTTGCTACCTGTACAAGGATGCCAATGATGGCTCGGCGCTTGGGGGCGAATATTTTTACCGGACGGGGGCGACCGACAGCAGTGGTTACTGCTCCAATGCCTACAGTGGCAACCTGCTCAACTACGTGGCCACTTCCGCCATCGACGTTTTGCGCCTGGCCCTGACGGGCGGCAACCGGGTGCTCGATACGGCCGGCACCACGGTGCTCGAGCGCGCGTATCTTTATAACGGCTGGGGTCTCAACGATGGGACTTATTTTCCAGTACACAAGATCAATAAGTCGTTGCTGGGCAAGGTGATGCCCAATGGAACGCCAGCTTCTGGCAGCAACTACGTATACGGCGGGAGTTGCCTGGACAGGATTTGGTTCGGGACGACGACGGGGAATGGTTTGGATTGTGGAAATCCTGCAAAAAACTATGAACTGAACCCATCTCAAATTGTCAATAAAAAGACAGTTTACCTGCCGATGTATGCACGCGTGCAGGTTTGCACCAACACAGAAGCGCAGAGCCGAACCGACTTGTGTACGCGTTATCCCAACGGCAATTACAAGCCCATTGGTGAAATTCAGAAAAAATCCGATGGTACACGTTTGGCGGCCTTCGGTTATCTCGCTGACAATTCCGATACCCGTTACGGCGGCGTGTTGCGTGCGCCCATGGGCTATGTAGGCCCGACGCTGCCCAACAGTTCTGGTGTCTTGGTCCCCAATAGCCAAAAAGAATGGGATCAAGTGACGGGTGTTTTTGTCAACAACCCAAAAAATGCGACGTCATTTACCTACAGTGGTGTCATCAACTACGTGAATCGATTTGGAACCACCGGGCCAACCAAGGGTTATTACAAAGGCCTTGACCCGGTGGGGGAATTGTATTACGAGTCGCTTCGCTATTACATGGGCCTGGGCCCGACACCGGCAGCAGTCAGCAATTATTCAGGCAAGGAAGATGGTTTTCCGGTTTATACCACCTGGAGCGACCCGATCGGCAATGCCTGTCAACGCAAAAATTACACGTTGGTGATTGGGGATGTCAACACCCACTATGACAAGCAATTGCCTGGACATGGCGGGGCGGGTTCGACCACGACGGATACGCAAGACCCGGCTCGTGCGGTTGAGTCCTTGCTTGGGGGTGGAACCTTCAATGCGGTTGATTGGACGAAAACCATATCTCAGTTCGAAACCAATGCGAATGCCACCTACAACAATTCATTCGGGGTCAGCGTTCCGACCAGCGGCAATCCGAATCCGAATGCGTCCAATGACAACCTGAACAGCAAGAGGACGGGTTCGGGCGGTCACTCTGCCTATTATTGGGCTGGTGCGGCTTACTGGGCACACACGCAGGCCATCCGCAACGACAACGATGCCGAGGGCAAAAGCAAAAGCCTCGTTCGGGTGAATACCTTTACGATCGACGTCGATGAAGGTGGCAATGGATCCATCGAAGATGACAATCCACGTGGTATCAAGCCACGCCAGAGCAGTTTTTATCTGGCCGGCAAATACGGGTGGTTCAACAACACCGACGGCTCCAAGCTGAATCGTCTGGACCCGCTGGCCACTGGGGCACTGGGTGCGAATGAGCAACTCGACGGCCAACCGTTCCGCAACATTCTGACCGGCGCGCTGGACAACACGCGCTGGGAATATGCCGGCGGGCCGAATACACCCGATGGCTATGTGATTGCCAGCCAGGCCAAAAAGATGATGGAGGGCGTGTCGCGCTTCTTCAATTCGATTGGCGGCAGCATCACGCCCAGCTCGGTTATGGGATTGAGCTCGGTCAACTTCAGCACGGCTTCGCCCGATGGCGCCATGTTCGTGCCCCAGTTCGATTCGAAGACCTGGAGCGGCCGCTTGCTGAAGGCCAAGATGACGTTCAGCCAGTCGACGGGCGATCTGACCATCGCTTCGACGCTGTGGGACGCGGGCAAGATCCTGACCGATGGCTCGACGGCCACCGGCGCGGTGACCGATCCGCAGATCAAGCCGGCCGATCGCAAATTGTTTACCTACTCGCGCGACTCCCTTAATCAGGGTGGGCAGGTGCTGACGGTTGCCGACAAAACCAAGCTGGACGCCGACGTGCTGGCGTCCCTGGCCATCAAGCCCACGGGTGCACCGGCGGCGATTTCCGACTCGGACATGCAGAACGCCACGATCAACTGGCTGCGTGGCGACCGGTCGCTGGAGGCGGGAACGGCGGGCGGCTACCTGCGCGCCAGAACGTCCATCCTCGGCGCTATCGTCAACTCCGGGCCGGTTTACAAGCAGGGTGTCGACAGTGACGTGACGGGCGACGGCTTTGCCCAGTTTGCCGCCACGCAGAAGACGCGCACAGCCACGGTTTACGTGGGGGCCAACGACGGCTTCCTGCACGCCTTTCAGGCCAGTGACGGCAAGGAGCTGTTTGCCTACATGCCACGTGCCGTGGCC
Proteins encoded in this region:
- the pilV gene encoding type IV pilus modification protein PilV; its protein translation is MQTAKAAIVVVPGATIVSRSSPFVPRFEPLVGPRSRRTADVCRLAVMNMRSSRLQSGFTLVEVLVALVIFAFGMLGAVGMMLSSMQSTQYSSNSVVAGAMAREYGELMQMIPDGVSSTSSATATSTNTLMVDTDSFSTGVANNCTGADKNCTPDALLTAARDDWALRVKSTGTLPEGRAEVCRDSTPRNAAGELEWGGCDQAGATVLIKMGWLGKPPVGSKGSSVDTNWMTADRPRFAVSVMGNLRDYVGTPPPGATP
- a CDS encoding PilW family protein, translating into MTVRSIAPRRQRGLTLVELLVAIVLMLMVTMATVALYSVNSSSKRTVDASQSLDDTARFAFELIGQAIHDAGYPGAVPEESDAGLTRRTLSNPFDLCVGSSDTKPCPILGFDDSKVASTQGEVGEASSGGVNSSDSLAIRFNGASDTAQARQQGRGNGSVKTCGGNSVALTDDETQLGMSIFWVATYKDEPELYCSEEYYQPDSPAGWKRLSNPMARGVEVFKVMYGVDCQGSPCVRDGVPDRWVSAADVGAGNWPYVKAVRVGLIVRGPPGSAQAASGDKLYPLGKDFSDGQTADGLEFTPPDDGRLRRVYTTTFMLRNSM
- the prmC gene encoding peptide chain release factor N(5)-glutamine methyltransferase, coding for MRHRPLSPKGRGSTLAQALAMAQQQGLPRIDAQMLLLHVLGRATHDRAWLIAHDGDALAPGAAAPFGALCARRLRGEPVAYLTGTKAFHGLTLHVDARVLDPRDDTETLVDWALDLLPADQPARVLDLGTGSGAIALALAAARPRADVWAVDASADALAVARANGQRLGLAVNWRHGDWLAPVAGERFDLIVSNPPYIAESDPHLAALAHEPRQALASGPDGLRDLRALCAAAPAQLRPGGWLLLEHGHDQAAAVRALLQQAGLGQVQSRRDLAGIERCSGGQRPA
- the prfA gene encoding peptide chain release factor 1 yields the protein MKPFVRDQLQRYADRLGELDFLLSRPDVMADMTQFMALSREHTEVAAVAGRWARYQQRERDLGAAQDMLADPDMAELAREEIAAAQAELAELDAELQRMLLPKDPDDARNAFLEIRAGTGGDESALFAGDLARMYTRYAQGRGWRVELMSESPAELGGYKEVVLRIAGEGVYGTLRFESGGHRVQRVPVTETQGRIHTSAATVAVMPEPDEAQAITLNPADLRIDTFRASGAGGQHINKTDSAVRVVHLPTGLVAECQDGRSQHANKAQALRVLQARLQDKERGERAAKEAATRKGLIGSGDRSDRIRTYNFPQGRVTDHRINLTLYKLALVMEGDLQDIVDALQAAHQAEQMAELEGQV